From a single Pedosphaera parvula Ellin514 genomic region:
- the lepB gene encoding signal peptidase I, whose translation MDGETKSTGVLHWLKVIVVGRNPKRTAIRLAILIIGSFIIFGYVLFPVRISGISMNPTYENGKVNFINRLAYVWREPRRGDIVGIRYSGKHLMLMKRIVALPGETVSFSRGVLQINGQPMPESYVKLRSKLWDSEGDPESCKVTTLKEDEYYVVGDNREMAPRDHDHGIAERNRIVGKALL comes from the coding sequence ATGGATGGCGAAACAAAGTCGACAGGGGTGCTTCATTGGTTAAAGGTCATTGTAGTTGGGCGCAATCCCAAGCGAACTGCCATTCGTCTTGCCATTCTAATCATCGGCAGTTTTATTATTTTTGGCTACGTCCTCTTTCCTGTTCGCATCTCCGGTATCAGCATGAACCCGACCTACGAGAATGGTAAGGTCAATTTCATCAATCGACTGGCTTATGTCTGGAGGGAACCTCGTCGCGGAGATATCGTCGGCATTCGCTATTCCGGAAAGCACCTGATGCTGATGAAACGGATCGTGGCACTGCCGGGAGAAACGGTTTCCTTTTCCAGAGGAGTTTTGCAGATCAATGGTCAGCCCATGCCGGAGTCGTATGTAAAACTGCGCAGCAAACTTTGGGACAGTGAAGGAGATCCCGAGTCTTGCAAAGTTACCACCTTGAAGGAGGACGAATATTACGTGGTGGGAGATAATCGGGAAATGGCTCCAAGGGACCATGACCATGGCATCGCTGAACGGAATCGTATCGTCGGAAAAGCGCTATTATGA
- a CDS encoding DNA-3-methyladenine glycosylase family protein, translating into MKVDKTLAALINRVGPCAWKPTKRRTPFEALVQSVAYQQLNGLAAATIFGRFKALYPKTRFPTPQAILETPDERLRTAGLSRAKVAAIKDIAAKTVEGIVPNSRSIARLDNSTIISQLTTIRGIGTWTVEMLLIFKLGRLDVLPTTDYAVRKGFAVTYGWNDLPKPAELLKHGEIWRPYRTVASWYLWRSLDIQVTL; encoded by the coding sequence ATGAAGGTGGATAAAACCCTCGCTGCCTTGATAAATCGCGTTGGCCCTTGTGCCTGGAAACCCACCAAACGACGAACTCCATTCGAAGCTCTGGTGCAGTCAGTGGCTTATCAACAGCTTAATGGTCTCGCAGCGGCAACCATTTTCGGCCGGTTCAAAGCACTCTATCCCAAAACTCGCTTTCCCACTCCGCAGGCCATCCTGGAAACCCCGGATGAACGGCTTCGCACCGCTGGGCTCTCACGCGCAAAGGTCGCCGCCATCAAGGACATTGCCGCCAAAACAGTCGAAGGCATCGTTCCCAACTCGCGCTCCATAGCTCGTTTGGACAATTCAACAATTATCTCCCAGCTTACGACCATTCGCGGCATCGGCACTTGGACCGTTGAAATGCTTCTCATTTTCAAATTGGGCCGACTCGATGTTTTACCAACGACGGACTATGCAGTGCGCAAGGGCTTCGCTGTCACCTACGGATGGAACGACCTGCCCAAACCCGCTGAACTCCTTAAACACGGTGAGATTTGGCGTCCTTATCGCACCGTTGCTTCATGGTATCTCTGGCGCTCCCTGGATATTCAGGTAACGCTGTAA
- the rnr gene encoding ribonuclease R: MEDKILKLFGQPDYTPINISQLMRRLKLAPNDKPEVEKRLARLEREGRIARIKGNRFILPQEADLIPGRIRINRQGKGFLEADDPKLPTIVVPEHATGTAFNNDRVLVRRDVRYRGRSRIFQEEETGKVIRILERERTQLVGTFQSSNRFLYVIPDDPRIPHDIYVTEPRDVGRRPNLGDKVVVELKLWESRELNPEGEIIEVLGAPDEEGVDMLSVLRQYNLPLHFPKTVLQEAHAIGNQIDERDIAGREDCRAHTVVTIDPVDAKDFDDAICLEAAPNGHWKLWVHIADVSHYVKVGSALDEEAQKRGNSTYLVDRVIPMLPEALSNELCSLKPGVERLTKCVEFLLSAEGKVIRSRFYPAVIHSKRRFTYEEVLEALQRKPAGPIEEMLHHANTMAQRLRRARMQAGSLDLDFPESKIRLDEQGKILRIDRVENDISHQLIEEYMLLANEAVAGKLMALDRQTVYRIHEPPDDKRLQEFREDVLSHQIQCGNLTNRHEVQKLLQKLNSLPIGPALKIGFLKSLMRARYAVEPLGHYGLAKAKYTHFTSPIRRYADLVVHRSLFQKGREKVAAESLRNVAEHISDTERNSADAERDSKDVKLFAYLQSQLDSGRPQRYPGLVTDVRNFGFFVDVPGLGMSGVVPLSTLPDDFFQFDSNRNQLIGRRSRRVFKLGDKVEVQIHKVDKFKKQVDFRLAGPERKELPRKEVPKYERPKPQIQRLERPQFKLSYSSRRAKRR, from the coding sequence ATGGAAGATAAGATTTTAAAATTGTTCGGACAGCCGGATTACACTCCGATCAATATTTCTCAGCTAATGCGGCGGTTGAAGCTGGCCCCCAACGACAAGCCTGAGGTGGAGAAGCGACTTGCGCGATTGGAACGCGAAGGGCGCATTGCACGTATCAAAGGGAACCGATTTATTTTACCTCAAGAGGCGGATTTAATTCCGGGACGCATCCGAATCAATCGCCAGGGCAAAGGATTTTTAGAGGCGGATGATCCGAAATTGCCGACGATTGTTGTACCTGAACATGCGACCGGCACGGCATTTAATAACGATCGGGTTTTAGTGCGTCGCGATGTGCGATACCGCGGGCGGAGCAGGATATTTCAAGAAGAAGAAACAGGGAAAGTGATTCGGATTCTGGAACGTGAGCGGACGCAACTCGTCGGCACCTTTCAAAGCAGCAATCGGTTTCTTTATGTCATCCCGGACGATCCCCGGATTCCGCATGATATTTATGTGACCGAACCTCGCGATGTCGGACGTCGGCCAAATCTGGGTGACAAAGTGGTTGTGGAACTGAAGCTGTGGGAGTCGCGCGAGCTCAATCCCGAGGGGGAGATCATCGAGGTGCTGGGAGCCCCGGATGAAGAAGGCGTGGACATGCTCTCGGTATTGCGGCAGTACAACCTGCCGTTGCATTTTCCGAAGACCGTGTTGCAAGAAGCGCATGCCATTGGAAATCAAATCGACGAACGCGATATTGCGGGACGCGAAGACTGCAGGGCGCATACGGTAGTCACCATCGACCCGGTCGATGCAAAAGATTTCGATGATGCAATTTGTTTGGAGGCCGCGCCAAATGGGCATTGGAAGCTGTGGGTACACATTGCCGATGTCTCCCATTATGTGAAGGTTGGGAGTGCCTTGGACGAGGAGGCCCAGAAACGTGGCAACTCGACGTACCTGGTGGACCGGGTGATTCCGATGTTGCCAGAGGCTTTGAGCAACGAGCTCTGTTCGTTGAAGCCCGGTGTGGAGCGATTGACGAAGTGCGTCGAATTTTTGCTTTCGGCTGAGGGCAAGGTAATCAGGTCCCGATTCTATCCTGCCGTCATTCATTCGAAACGGCGTTTCACTTACGAGGAGGTGCTGGAGGCGTTGCAACGCAAACCCGCCGGACCGATTGAGGAAATGTTACACCACGCGAATACGATGGCGCAGCGGCTCCGACGAGCACGTATGCAGGCGGGTTCGCTGGACCTCGATTTTCCCGAGAGTAAAATTCGCCTGGATGAACAGGGCAAGATCCTGCGCATTGACAGGGTGGAAAATGATATTTCCCATCAGCTCATTGAAGAGTACATGTTGCTGGCGAATGAAGCCGTGGCGGGCAAGCTGATGGCGTTGGATCGTCAAACGGTTTATCGCATTCATGAGCCACCAGATGACAAGCGTTTGCAGGAATTTCGAGAGGACGTTCTGAGCCACCAGATTCAGTGTGGCAATCTCACCAACCGGCATGAAGTCCAAAAGCTGCTGCAGAAACTCAATTCCCTGCCGATAGGGCCAGCCTTGAAGATTGGCTTTTTGAAATCATTGATGAGGGCGAGATATGCAGTCGAGCCGCTGGGGCATTATGGTTTGGCAAAAGCGAAGTATACGCATTTTACATCACCCATTCGGCGCTATGCGGATCTGGTGGTGCATCGTTCGCTTTTCCAAAAGGGAAGAGAGAAAGTGGCGGCCGAATCGCTCAGGAACGTGGCGGAACACATTTCTGATACCGAGCGAAATTCAGCGGATGCGGAGCGTGACAGCAAGGATGTGAAGTTGTTTGCCTATTTGCAAAGTCAGCTCGACTCGGGACGGCCTCAGCGTTATCCCGGATTGGTGACCGATGTCAGAAACTTTGGTTTTTTTGTGGATGTGCCAGGTTTGGGAATGAGCGGGGTGGTTCCGCTTTCCACACTTCCAGATGACTTTTTCCAATTCGATTCAAATCGTAACCAGCTCATTGGGCGACGCAGTCGCAGGGTGTTTAAGCTTGGGGACAAGGTTGAGGTGCAAATCCACAAGGTGGATAAATTTAAGAAGCAGGTGGATTTTCGATTGGCAGGTCCGGAGCGCAAGGAGCTGCCGAGAAAGGAAGTGCCGAAGTACGAAAGACCAAAGCCGCAGATTCAACGGCTTGAGAGACCGCAATTTAAATTGAGCTATTCTTCTCGCCGGGCGAAGCGAAGATGA
- the ilvA gene encoding threonine ammonia-lyase — MKTEFLGSGDESAAVDRGRAADGKYGMGVEFADITAAAERIKGRVVFTPCPPSGALSQAAGMSVYCKLEYLQRTGSFKERGACNALLLLSPEQKQRGVIAASAGNHALGVTYHAMLQGIPVTVVMPQTAPLTKVVNCQQMGAHVILHGNNYEEARQEATELGKQEGLTLIHGFNDRAVIAGQGTLGLEVLEQVPDLDAIIVPIGGAGLIAGVAMAIKSRKPEVRVIGVEADHALAYMSALKEGKPVLTKVRPTLADGLAVSKVGENSFQIARKFVDDVVVVKEADIARAVLRLVELEKAVVEGAGAAPLAACLAGLVPELKGKKVVLPLCGGNIDTTILGRVLERGLASDGRLCQFTATISDRPGGLAQFAALVAGEGANVVDIEHDRAFASGDISTVVVRCVVETRDAKHIQTLHERLRKEGFEVAFPKH; from the coding sequence ATGAAAACGGAATTTTTGGGAAGCGGAGATGAAAGCGCGGCGGTTGACAGAGGGCGCGCAGCGGATGGAAAGTATGGAATGGGTGTTGAGTTTGCGGATATCACGGCGGCGGCGGAACGGATCAAGGGGAGGGTGGTTTTTACCCCGTGTCCACCATCGGGAGCGCTTTCGCAAGCCGCTGGCATGTCGGTTTATTGCAAACTGGAATATTTGCAGAGGACGGGGAGTTTCAAGGAGCGGGGGGCGTGCAATGCGCTTTTGTTGCTGAGCCCGGAGCAGAAGCAGCGGGGAGTGATTGCGGCGTCGGCGGGGAATCATGCGCTGGGGGTGACATATCATGCGATGCTGCAAGGGATACCAGTGACGGTGGTGATGCCGCAGACGGCGCCATTGACGAAGGTGGTGAATTGTCAGCAGATGGGGGCCCATGTCATTTTGCATGGGAATAATTATGAGGAGGCGCGTCAGGAGGCGACGGAGTTGGGGAAACAAGAGGGGTTGACGTTGATTCATGGTTTTAACGACCGGGCGGTGATTGCCGGGCAGGGGACGCTGGGCCTGGAGGTGCTGGAGCAGGTGCCGGATTTGGATGCGATCATCGTGCCGATTGGCGGGGCGGGTTTGATTGCGGGTGTGGCGATGGCGATCAAATCGAGGAAGCCGGAGGTGCGGGTGATTGGGGTCGAGGCCGATCATGCATTAGCTTACATGTCGGCGTTAAAGGAGGGGAAGCCGGTGTTGACCAAAGTCCGACCGACTCTGGCGGATGGATTGGCAGTATCGAAAGTGGGAGAGAATTCGTTCCAGATTGCGCGCAAGTTCGTGGATGACGTGGTGGTGGTGAAGGAAGCGGATATCGCACGCGCGGTACTGCGTTTGGTGGAGCTGGAAAAGGCGGTCGTGGAAGGGGCAGGGGCAGCTCCGCTGGCGGCGTGTCTGGCCGGTTTGGTGCCCGAACTGAAAGGGAAGAAAGTGGTGTTGCCTTTATGCGGCGGGAATATCGACACGACGATTTTGGGACGAGTATTGGAGCGAGGATTGGCGTCCGACGGGAGGTTGTGTCAGTTCACTGCGACGATCAGCGATCGGCCGGGCGGGTTGGCGCAGTTTGCGGCGTTGGTTGCCGGAGAGGGCGCGAACGTTGTGGATATTGAGCATGACCGGGCGTTCGCATCAGGTGATATTAGCACGGTGGTGGTGCGGTGTGTGGTGGAAACGCGCGATGCAAAGCATATTCAGACGCTGCATGAACGATTGAGGAAGGAAGGTTTCGAAGTTGCCTTTCCGAAACATTAG
- a CDS encoding HEAT repeat domain-containing protein, protein MLWPTLRPRPKEPEYQGKKLRAWLVDYQKQFDEHGLYPEHPATSTPSQDAIRKIGINAIPYLLMMAESHENRMKAILKQKICETMHASSMPSPAELETQMQAADGFEALGTAAKPAVPALIQLLGNGNADVRFSAALSLSMIGPAAKEAVPALLKNINDPYLDVQTHSAVALGEIHAAASTAVPALTNLLAVNSRLCECHIIRALGNFGAEAKAAVPILTPYLNGPNSLNREYATNALKQIDPAAAAKAGVK, encoded by the coding sequence GTGTTGTGGCCAACACTCCGCCCCCGCCCAAAAGAACCCGAATATCAGGGCAAAAAACTGCGAGCCTGGCTCGTTGATTACCAAAAGCAGTTTGATGAACACGGACTCTATCCTGAACACCCCGCCACGTCGACGCCGTCTCAGGACGCGATCCGAAAAATCGGGATAAACGCCATTCCTTACCTTCTTATGATGGCCGAAAGTCATGAAAACCGCATGAAGGCCATTCTCAAGCAAAAGATCTGTGAAACAATGCATGCTTCCAGCATGCCGTCGCCTGCCGAATTGGAGACTCAAATGCAGGCCGCTGACGGCTTTGAAGCTCTTGGCACCGCAGCAAAACCTGCGGTGCCTGCCTTGATTCAACTACTGGGAAATGGCAACGCGGATGTCCGATTCTCCGCTGCCTTGTCACTCAGCATGATTGGCCCTGCCGCGAAGGAAGCCGTCCCCGCTCTGCTCAAAAACATCAATGATCCATACCTGGACGTTCAGACACACTCGGCAGTGGCGTTGGGAGAGATTCATGCCGCCGCCTCCACTGCCGTGCCGGCGTTGACCAACTTGTTGGCGGTAAATAGCAGGCTCTGTGAATGCCACATCATCCGTGCTCTCGGCAATTTCGGAGCAGAGGCAAAAGCAGCCGTGCCAATCCTCACCCCCTACTTGAACGGGCCAAATTCCCTCAACCGGGAATACGCAACCAACGCCCTGAAACAAATCGACCCCGCAGCCGCCGCCAAGGCCGGAGTGAAATGA
- a CDS encoding alpha/beta fold hydrolase: MSSRANWCIFMVTCACLVAGLACSRLVESGVRVQTVTLAGDTPALQFLPAGPGPHPVALLAHGYGGSKENLVCYGEALAAAGFECYSVEQPGHGASPQSYSFMGAVQTLEAVAHAVGPVDVFIGHSMGGFTGGEAVREGGLKPKLFIALGSLPILGEHGPPLLLLAGAKEEIFKPSMLKARTDARCVISPWSEHALEAWDRLLVNAAVQVACTAVGKPPPAAATCWRWRLIGVVLAMLGVLGLAFCLPRFPPPWAWGRGLFVATIFIIAFVLTTGMWRDVMPHLRYFPAQGAAIVITFLVLLGLGRLRVPWWGVTMLAVALWFCVIAIPAIRSILMSHMPVFTLVISVVFIPALLIGTLLGRITARHGSRFDGDVALAVIVGCALFQWGRPPRIKAPEPSPARAAIKLNAKLYDACVGEYEFAPNNLHWEPIKFKVWRQGEQLMGQTLGKRIFQGVFEIYPESETNFFVINGAQLTFIKNDKGEATEVISRMKEYPDMEGKKVKH; the protein is encoded by the coding sequence ATGAGCTCACGCGCTAACTGGTGCATTTTCATGGTGACCTGCGCCTGCCTGGTCGCAGGTCTGGCGTGCTCACGTCTGGTCGAGTCCGGTGTCCGTGTCCAGACCGTGACCCTCGCCGGGGACACTCCGGCACTTCAATTCCTGCCAGCGGGTCCGGGACCACACCCCGTTGCGTTGCTCGCCCACGGCTACGGCGGCTCGAAAGAAAACCTCGTTTGCTATGGTGAGGCGCTGGCCGCTGCCGGATTTGAGTGCTATTCCGTGGAACAGCCCGGACACGGAGCGTCGCCGCAATCGTATTCCTTTATGGGGGCCGTGCAGACGTTGGAGGCGGTCGCACATGCGGTCGGGCCGGTGGATGTTTTCATCGGCCATTCGATGGGTGGCTTCACGGGAGGCGAGGCCGTGCGCGAAGGCGGCCTGAAACCAAAGCTTTTCATTGCCTTGGGTTCCCTCCCCATCCTGGGGGAACACGGCCCGCCACTGCTGCTTCTGGCGGGCGCGAAGGAGGAAATCTTCAAGCCGTCGATGCTCAAGGCGCGGACGGATGCGCGCTGCGTGATCTCTCCCTGGTCCGAACACGCGCTGGAGGCCTGGGATCGTCTGCTCGTTAATGCAGCCGTCCAAGTCGCATGTACTGCTGTTGGCAAGCCGCCGCCCGCAGCTGCAACTTGCTGGCGCTGGCGACTCATTGGCGTGGTGCTCGCCATGCTGGGCGTGCTCGGCCTGGCGTTTTGTTTGCCCAGGTTCCCGCCACCCTGGGCATGGGGGCGTGGATTGTTTGTTGCGACTATTTTCATCATCGCTTTTGTCCTCACCACCGGAATGTGGCGTGATGTGATGCCGCATCTGCGATATTTCCCCGCGCAAGGCGCGGCGATTGTTATCACCTTTCTGGTGTTACTGGGTCTCGGCAGGCTGCGAGTTCCATGGTGGGGTGTTACCATGCTGGCCGTTGCGCTCTGGTTTTGCGTGATTGCGATCCCAGCTATTCGTTCCATTCTTATGTCCCACATGCCGGTTTTCACGCTGGTTATAAGCGTGGTCTTCATACCGGCTTTGCTCATAGGAACACTCCTGGGCCGGATTACTGCGCGTCACGGATCACGATTCGATGGCGACGTCGCCCTGGCCGTCATCGTGGGCTGCGCCCTCTTTCAATGGGGGCGGCCGCCAAGAATCAAGGCCCCCGAACCATCCCCGGCGCGTGCCGCCATCAAACTCAATGCAAAATTGTATGATGCATGCGTCGGCGAGTACGAATTTGCGCCTAATAATCTCCACTGGGAACCAATCAAGTTCAAGGTTTGGCGACAGGGAGAGCAGTTAATGGGGCAAACTCTTGGCAAGCGCATCTTTCAAGGTGTGTTTGAGATTTATCCCGAATCGGAAACGAATTTCTTCGTGATCAATGGTGCGCAATTGACCTTCATTAAGAATGACAAAGGAGAAGCCACGGAGGTAATCTCCCGGATGAAAGAGTATCCGGACATGGAGGGGAAGAAGGTCAAACATTGA
- a CDS encoding HEAT repeat domain-containing protein, whose product MRKRFCTLLATLGVAVIVGVAWLVVRTPAEPVYQGKRLRVWLQNYAGTRQARQEADAAVRQIGTNAIPTLLGMLHAYDAPLKIKLLTWASSHRILGFRYTNPSVFNEQAFMGFQALGPDAACAVPKLIKLLDQNVSGSSKIYTTRTLAVIGPEAKEAVPLLLRIATSTNVSDHSDAIWALGQIHAEPDKVVPVLIRALSNPSQEDQLFAAIALGKFRGDAKPAVPALLEALKSAKVTLTGSGRTNVTLIGSGRTNITHLLWQTDFRRHVEQDLQQIDPETYVRVVTNASQTQSNSLDFFTVPNGPF is encoded by the coding sequence ATGAGGAAAAGGTTCTGCACCCTGCTGGCGACGCTGGGCGTTGCCGTGATCGTAGGCGTTGCGTGGCTGGTGGTACGTACGCCAGCAGAGCCAGTTTATCAGGGAAAACGTCTTCGTGTTTGGTTGCAAAATTACGCTGGCACGCGCCAGGCGAGGCAAGAGGCAGATGCAGCCGTGCGGCAAATCGGAACCAACGCCATCCCCACACTTTTGGGAATGCTTCACGCGTACGATGCTCCGCTCAAAATCAAATTGCTCACCTGGGCCTCAAGCCACCGTATCCTCGGGTTTCGTTACACGAACCCATCCGTCTTCAATGAACAGGCGTTCATGGGTTTTCAGGCTCTCGGTCCCGACGCCGCCTGCGCCGTTCCCAAACTGATCAAACTCCTGGACCAAAATGTCTCTGGGAGTTCCAAAATTTACACCACAAGGACATTGGCAGTCATTGGCCCGGAAGCGAAGGAGGCTGTTCCTTTGCTTCTGCGGATAGCAACGAGCACCAATGTATCGGATCACAGCGACGCCATTTGGGCTCTCGGCCAGATTCATGCCGAGCCGGATAAAGTCGTTCCGGTATTGATACGGGCGCTGAGCAATCCATCTCAGGAGGATCAGTTGTTTGCGGCGATTGCACTTGGAAAGTTTCGAGGAGACGCCAAGCCAGCCGTCCCCGCGTTACTGGAAGCCCTCAAAAGCGCGAAGGTGACCCTAACAGGATCAGGCCGGACCAACGTGACCCTAATAGGATCAGGCCGGACCAACATAACGCATCTCCTGTGGCAGACCGATTTCCGTCGGCATGTTGAACAGGACCTCCAGCAAATCGATCCTGAGACCTATGTCCGCGTCGTCACCAACGCCAGCCAGACTCAATCCAATAGCTTGGACTTCTTTACGGTGCCGAACGGCCCGTTCTAA